GTGCGCTCGAAGGCGCCGAGAAAGCCCTGCACCTGCAGCGGCTTGCCGTTGGCTGCAAACGGCAGCACGAACACGCGCACGTCCAGGCGGTGCAGAAGCTCCACCACGTCCAGCACCAGGTCCGCTTCCATGTGGGTGGTGAAGGCGTCCTGCACCAGAATCACGCTTTTCGCCCGCTGGCGCTCGGTCAGAAGCGCAAGCGAGGTCGGGGTGGCCTCGGCCACGCCCCAGGCACGCAGCTGCTTTTTCACGCTGGCGCGCGATAGCGTCGGCGAGTCGCTCATGCCGATCGACCGGCGCATCAAACGCTCCATCCAGGGCTTCTGGATCGCGGCGTTGTAGAGCGGCGCCATTTTGGCAAGCCAGGGCAGCGTCCACTCGGTGGCGCCGATCACGTAGTCGCGCACCGGGCGCAGATAGCGCCCGTGATAAACCTCCAGAAACTGCGAACGAAACTGCGGCACGTTCACCTTCACCGGGCACTGGCCGGCGCAGGACTTGCACGACAGGCATCCGGCCATGGCGTCGTACACCTGATGGGAAAAATCGTGATGCTGCTCGCGGCTGAGCGTGTTGCTGATCCGTTTGGGCAGGCTTTTAACAAAGCCAAAGCCCGTTTCGGCCTTTTTCCTGCGCGACTCCTCGACCACATCGATACCGGCGTTGGACTGCAGGCGCAGCCATTCGCGCACCAGGCTCGCGCGGCCCTTGGGGGAGTGGATACGATCGCGCGTCGCTTTCCAGGAGGGGCACATCGGGTCGTCGACGTCATAGTTGTAGCAGGCGCCGTTGCCGTTGCAGTAGACCGCGGCGTCATACGCCTGCCAGGCGCGCTCGTCGATGGTACGGTCGAGCTCGCCGCGAAGGGTCACGCCGTCGATGGTCAATAGCCCCGGGTCGCGGACGACCGGGTCGCGCTCGACCGGGTCGCGCTCGACCGGGTCGCGGTCGACGGCGATCAGCGTCGAAGGCGTCTGGTCGTCGCTGGCAGGTGTAGCGATCTTGCCCGGGTTCAGCTGGTTGTGGGGGTCGAACGCCGCCTTGACGCGCTGCAGGCTCGGGTAGAGTTTGCCAAAGAACTTGGGTGAGTACTCCGAGCGGATACCCTTGCCGTGTTCGCCCCAGAAAAGCCCGCCGTACTTCTGCGTGAGCGCGGCGAGCTCATCGGAAATCTCGCGAATCAGCGCCTGTTGGGCCGGGTCCTTCATGTCCAGCGCCGGGCGCACGTGGAGCACACCGGCATCGACGTGGCCGAACATGCCGTAGTCGAGCCCGCGGGCATCGAGCAGCGCGCGAAACTCACTGATGTAATCCGCCAGGTGCTCCGGCGGCACCGCCGTGTCCTCCACGAACGGCAACGGGCGCTTCTCGCCCTGCACGTTGCCCAGAAGGCCCACCGAGCGCTTGCGCATGCCGTAAACCGTACTGATCTGCTCGCGGCCGCGCGCCTCGGTATAGCCCAGCCGCGTAACGGTGGCGTCACGACCGAGGTGCTCGGTGAACGCCGCCACCCGCTCGGCGAGTGCGGCCTCGTCGTCGCCGCTGAACTCGACCAGGTTGATACCGCCGGTAGGCGGGTCGCTTTCCGGGAAGAACGCGGCCACGCCGTCCCAGACGAAATCCTCCATGGCGAGCTTGAGCACCGTATCGTCGATGGTTTCGATCGAGGTCGGCTGGGCGCTGGCCATCAGCGCCTTGGCATCGCGCAGCGCCTCCATGAAGCCCGGGTAGCGCACGTTGATCAGCGTCGAGTGTTTGGGGATCGGCAGCACGTTGAGCACCGCTTCACTGACCAGACCAAGCGAGCCTTCGCCGCCACACAGTAGGCTGTTGAGGTTCAGCCGCCCCTGATCATCGCGCAGGTGCGCCAGATCATAACCGGTCAGGCAGCGGTTGAGCGGCGGAAAGGTCGCCTCGATCAGCGCGCGCTGCTCATCGATGATGCTGGCCGCGACGCGGTGAACGCGCCCGAGCGCCCCGGGCTCCTCGAGCGCCTTTGCTTCTTCCTCGGCGTCGAGCGCTCGGCTGTGCAGATGGGCGCCGCCGAGCAGTACGGTATCGAGCTCGAGTACGTGATCGCGGGTCTTGCCGTAGACGCAGCTGCCCTGGCCGCTGGCATCGGTGGCGATCATGCCGCCGATGGTGGCGCGATTCGAGGTCGAAAGCTCCGGGGCGAAGAAAAGCCCGTAAGGCTTGAGCGCGGCGTTCAACTGATCCTTCACCACGCCGGCCTGAACGCGCACGCGGCGATTGTCCGCGTCGATCTCGAGAATTCGGTTCATGTGGCGCGAGACGTCCACTACCAGGCCGTCGGTCAGCGACTGCCCGTTGGTGCCGGTGCCGCCGCCGCGCGGGGTGAGCACGATATCGCGGTAGGGCAGCTCGACGGCGAGCCGGGCAAGGCGCTCCAGATCCTCGGCGTGACGCGGGAACACCGCCGCCTGGGGCTGGCGCTGGTAGATGGAGTTATCGGTGGCAAGCACCGTGCGGCTGGCGTGGTCCGGGGCGATCTCGCCCTCGAAGCCACGCGCCTTGAGTGCCTGCAAAAAGCGCATGTAGCGCTCGCCCAGGCCGGAAAACGGGATCTTGCGCGAATCAAGCGAAGCTATCATGGTCGGTCGAGCCGTCATTGCAGCGAATAGAAGAGGCGCTCTACTTTACCGGAGCCCGGCCGCGCGTGCATCTTCGACGCGTTACGGCGCTGCCAGAGCTTGTTCGACGATCGCGGCGCTGCCCGGCGTCATGGGCAGTGATAGCGCAAGCGTATGGGCCCGCTCGGACATCTTGCGCCAGGTTTTCTGCACGATGCGCACCATGTGGTCGTGCTCGATTTTGGTGGCAAACGCCGCGAAGTGGTTCTCCAGAAACACCAGGCAGGCGCAGTCCTCCAGCGTCTGCACGTTGGCGTCGCGCCCCAGCCCCTTCTTGGCGATCATATCCGCGACCCGCTTGGCGTCTTCATCATCGAAGCCGGCCCTGGTCATGATCTCGGCGACGGTTTCGCCGGCGCGCAGGCCCTGATCGCGCCGCCAGGTCAAATAGCCGACCCGCCCCTCGGGGTAGTCGCTGCGCGGCACTTTCCAGCGCTGCAGGTGCTGCGCGCGCACCGCCAGCTGCAATAGCTCATCCGGCGCGCTTTCGAGCGCAAACAGCCAGTGGGTCATGCGCTCGGCGTAGGCGAGCTCCTGCGGCGTCGATTCACCGCCGGGCGCCTCAACGTGGCGAGGGTCTTCGCCGTGAAGCGCATCGATGGCCTGCAGGGTCTGATCAAAAGCGGTCGACATGAGCGCGGTGCCTTTAAAGGAAATCGATGCCTCAGATTGCCGATAAATGGGTGGGATCTCAATGCTGGCCTTCGCAAGGCGGGCTTGGCGTAGCCCCTTGCCGCGCTTTTGCCTACAATAGGACGCTTTATCACCGGCGGCGTGCGCCGTGTTCAACCGATTTAGGCCAAGGAGTCTTCATGCTCGATCCGAAACTGCTGCGTACCGACCTGGATGCGCTGGCATCACAGCTTGCCAAGCGCGGCTATGCACTGGACACGTCGGGTCTCGAGGCGCTCGAGTCGCGCCGCCGCGAGCTGCAGACCCGGACCGAGCAGCTGCAAAACGAGCGTAACACCCGATCGAAGGCGATCGGCAAGGCCAAGGCTCAGGGTGAGGATATCCAGCCGCTTCTGAGCGAAGTCGACGATCTGGGTGGTCGTCTCGACGCCGCGAAGGAGGAACTCGCCGCGGTGCAGGCCGAGTGGGACGATGCGGTCAGCGGCATTCCCAACGTGCCCCACGAAAGCGTGCCCGAAGGCAAAAGCGAAGACGACAACGTCGAGCTGCACCGCTGGGGTACGCCGCGAACCTTCGATTTCGAGGTGCTCGACCACGTCGATCTGGGCAAGAAATCCGGCTATCTCGATTTCGAACTCGCATCAAAACTCACCGGCGCGCGCTTTGCCGTCATGCGTGGGCCGATTGCGCGCCTGCACCGGGCGCTGGCCCAGTTCATGCTGGACACCCAGACGCTGTCCCACGGCTACGAAGAGTGCTACGTACCCTACATGGTCAACCGGGACTCGCTGATGGGCACCGGGCAGCTGCCGAAATTCGGCGAGGACCTGTTCAAGCTCGACGACGAGCGCGAGTACCACCTGATTCCCACCTCGGAAGTGCCGCTGACCAACTTCGTGCGTGACGAGATCGTCGAACAGGCCCAGCTTCCCATGAAGCTGACCGCGCACACGCCGTGTTTTCGTAGCGAGGCAGGTGCCTACGGGCGCGATACCCGCGGCATGATTCGCCAGCACCAGTTCGACAAGGTCGAGATGGTGCAGATCGTCGAGCCGGAGAAGAGCTACGAGGCACTGGAGGAGATGCGCGGCCACGCCGAGGCGATCCTTCAGGCGCTGGAGCTACCGTATCGCGTGGTAACGCTGTGCACCGGCGACATGGGCTTTGGCGCGGCGAAAACCTATGACCTGGAAGTGTGGCTACCAAGCCAGGAAACCTTCCGCGAGATCTCGTCGGTGTCCAACTGCGAGGATTTTCAGGCGCGTCGCATGCAGGCGCGCTACCGTAAGCCGGACACGAAAAAGCCCCAGCTGCTTCACACCCTGAACGGCTCGGGGCTGGCAGTGGGGCGCTGCCTGCTGGCGGTTCTGGAGAATCACCAGCAGGCGGATGGCTCGGTCGTTATTCCTGAGCCGCTGCGTCCGTATCTTGGTGGTCTCGAGCGTCTCGCTCTCTAGCACCACGCTCGTCACCGCGCTCGCCGTCGTTCTGGCCGGCGAGTGCCCATTCGACGTTGACACCGGCATCGATGCGAATGATGCCGGGGCGGTACTCGGCGTTGGGTTCATCGCTGGCGCCGCTCGGGGCGCTTTCGGCGCGCATCGCCATCATGCGCGGCTGGAACACCGGGGCCTGGGTTTCGGCGATATGCTGCACGTCACCGAGCTCGGCGCCCAGCGTTTGGGCCATGAGCTCCGCCTTGCGCTGCGCTTTCTCGAGCGCCATCACCAGCGCCTCGTCGGTCGCCGCTTCGCGGTCCTTGAGATCGAACTGGACACCGTCCAGCGCGTTGACGCCGGCATCGACCAGCGCGTCCAGCACGTCGTTGAGCCGGTCGATGTCTGAGAGCTCGATATCGAAGGGGCGCTCGACCCGCGTGCGCACCATCATCTCCTGTTCGCCACCCTGGCCCTGGGGCTGGTTCATTTGCTCTTGATAGACGTTGAGCGAGCCTGCGCTAATGGCGCGCTCACTCAGCCCGGCCTCTTCCATCGCCTCGATCAGCTGGCGCGAGCGCTCTTCCAGGCGCTGGCGGGCCTCGCCAAGTGCGCCCTGTTCGCTATCGTCGAGCGATGACACAGCGGGGGTGTTTTCCCAAAGCCTGGCCGAGAGGCTCGCCTTGTCCGGTTCGACTTCGACGAAGGACTGGGCCTGAACGCTAAGCCCGGGGGGCTGCGTCGGCATCGTCGAGGCCTGGGCGGCACCGGCGCAGAGCAGGGCGGCCAAGGCCGTGCCGGCTACGTGAGTGCGAAGTTTCATCATCGAGCGAGCGTACGGGTTTAAAGTCATAAAACGATTCCTTGTAAAAGCGCTGGACGAAAGCGTCCGTCGAAGTGATCCGGGAAGGGCTCTAAGCGAACACGACTTGGAAGATCACGCCGGCAATAAGTTCACTTATCAAGCGTAGTCGTAAAACAGTTGCTTATTATATGCACCGTTTGTTAATTGAGCGGCGAGCAGCCATTATGTAAGGATCAATCTCAAGGAATGGGCCATGCAGAAGTTGTCGGATAAGGATTATCGCAGCATCCCCTTGAACGCGACGCTGGCGATCGCGGCGCTGGTGGTCATCGTCACGGGGATGAAGCTTGGCTCGGATCTACTGGTACCGCTGCTGCTGGCCATTTTCATCGCCGTGGTGTGTACCTCGCCGGTGCATTGGCTGCACCGCCACGGTGTCGGTATGCGCATGGCGGCGTTGATCACGCTGGTGGTGCTGGCCGCCTTCTTTTTGCTGCTCGGCGTGCTGGTGGTCAATAGCTTCAGCACCTTCATCGACGCGCTGCCGGATATCGAGGCGCGTCTCTACGAGCACTACTGGAGTATGCTCAATACGCTCTCCGCTCGCGGCGTGGCCATCGACCCGGATCAGCTGAGCAGTGCCTTGGCGATGGAGGACGATGGCTCGTGGGTGGCAGTGCTGGTCAGCGAAGTCGGGGCGATCATGATGCAGGGCAGTGTCGTGTCGCTGCTGGTCATGTTCATGCTGTTCGAGACGCTCAACTTTCGCTCCAAGGTGGCCCGGGCGCTGGAGAATCCGGCGCCGAGCCTCAAGCGCTTTGCCGAATTCAGCGCCACGTTGAAGCGTTATCTGGCGATCAAGACCGTGATCAGCCTGGCGACCGGCGTGCTGGTGTGGCTTTCGTGCTTGATGATCGGGGTCGAGTTTCCGCTACTCTGGGGCGTACTTGCCTTTGCGCTCAACTTCATTCCCAACATCGGCTCGGCGTTGGCGGCGGTGCCGCCGGTATTGCTGCTGCTCGTCGCTCAGGATGGGGGCGTGCTGCAGGCGTTGATGCTGGCCTCGGCGTATCTGGTGATCAACTTCGTCATGGGGAATTTGATCGAACCGCGAGTCATGGGACAGGCGCTGGGACTTTCCACCTTCGTGGCGTTTTTGTCGCTGGTAGTATGGGGCTGGATCTTCGGTGCGGCGGGGATGCTGTTGTCGGTGGTGTTGACCATGACGCTCAAGATCGCGCTCGACAGCCACCCGCAGACGCGTTGGATTGCCCATCTTCTGGGGCCGGGTACGCGCCAGCTGCGGCGAAGCGTCAATCACGGTGGCGATCCCAGTAAGGCGCCCTGGCGGCGCAAAAAGCCGGACCCGGAGCCTTTGATCAAGAAACCGGAAGCCAGCGAATAACCGGATGAACAGCAGGGCCCAAACGCAACACGGGGCTACCGCGAAAGCGGTAGCCCCGTGTCGTTTAGGCGCCTTGTCAGCGCCAGACGCTGGGCATTGAGCCTTATGCGTTCTGGTCGATGAACTGCGTCAGCTGGGATTTGGACTGCGCGCCGACCAGTGAAGCGACCTTGGTACCGGACTTGAACAGCATGACGGTGGGGACGCCGCGAACGCCTTGTTCAGCGGCGATCTCCGGGGCGTCGTCAACGTTGACGCTGACCACTTTCAGGCCGTCGCCGCGCTCGGATGCTACTTCGTCGACCACCGGTGCCATGACCTTGCACGGGCCGCACCAGGGGGCCCAAAACTTCAGCAGCACCGGCTGCTCGGCGTTGAGGACTTCCTGTTCGAAATTGGCGTTGGTGACATCTACATTGGTAGCCATTTACATCTCCTGATTACGTTGCTCTTACGATTCGTTGCCTTCACTGAGCAACGGCTATTACGCGATAGAATAGCGCATGTTTATCGCGCCAGGTGCCACGATGGTAGCGCCCGCCGCCTAAACTGGCAACTTTCACCCGGCTTTGACCGCCTGGGGCGATTAAATTATAGGGTGCCAGGCTTTCATATTTCTTATACTATAAGGGAATTAAGGGAATATTTTTTATTCAAATTTATGCGTTTAGCGGTTTGGCCCGCTTTGGGTCGCCGCGCGCGAACGTATGGCAGAAGAGGCGCTTTGAGCGGCTTCTTCGGGACGCAAGGTAGATCACATGAAGCTACAGCAACTTCGCTATATCTGGGAAGTGAACCGGCACAATCTCAACGTCTCGGCCACGGCTCAAAGCCTTTTTACGTCTCAGCCCGGCATCTCCAAACAGATCCGCCTTCTGGAAGACGAGCTGGGCGTGGAAATTTTTGCTCGAAGCGGCAAGCACCTCACCCGTGTAACGCCGGCGGGGGAGTCGATCATCGAGCTGGCAGGCCAGGTGCTTAAGCTTACCGACAACATCAAGCAGGTGGCCCAGGAGCACAGCGACGAACGCCGTGGGAGTTTAGCGATCGCCACCACGCACACCCAAGCGCGCTATGCGCTGCCGCCCGTGATAAGCGCCTTCACCCAAAAATATCCGGAAGTGGCGCTGCACATGCAGCAGGGCACGCCCAAGCAGATCGCCCAGATGGTCAGCGAAGGCCAGGCGGATTTCGCTATCGCCACCGAGTCGCTGGAGCTTTTTACCGATCTGATTTTGCTGCCCTGCTACCGCTGGAACCGCTGCGTGCTGGTGCCCAAGGGCCACCCGCTCGCTGAGCTCGATGGGCCGTTGACCCTGGAGGCGCTTGCCGAGCACCCGCTGGTCACCTACGTGTTCGGCTTTACCGGCCGCTCGCAGCTCGACGACGCGTTCAAGGCCCGGGGGCTTACGCCTAACGTGGTACTCACCGCCGCCGATGCCGACGTGATCAAGACCTACGTGCGCCTTGGCATGGGCGTAGGGATCGTCGCCCATATGGCGGTCGATGAGGCGCTGGATAGCGACCTGGTCGCGCTGGAGGCCGGCCACCTGTTTGCAAGCTCCACCACCAAAATCGGCATTCGCCGCGGCACCTTCATGCGCGGCTACATGTACGATTTTCTCGCCCGTTTCGCCCCGCACCTGACGCGCGAGCGCGTCGATGAAGCGCTCAACATCGGCCCGCGTCAGGAGCAGGGGCTGTTCGAGGGCGTCGAGCTGCCCGAGTACTGAGTTTATTCACGCTCACCCCGTACTCGCCAACGAAAAGGCGCCGCTTAGCGGCGCCTTTTTTGGTAGAAGCGGGCTATCCAGCGCCTAGTGCTGCAGGTGCAGGCCACACTCGCGCTTCTCTTCCACCTTGGTGGGGTCGAAATAGTCGAAGTTGTTGGGGAGATCATGCGCCTGCAGGTACTCGTACATATCCTTTGCGCTCCAGTGCAGAAGCGGCGCCACTTTCAAAAGGCCGTCGGCGTTTTGGCTCAGCGGCTGCATTTTGGCGCGCTCCGGCGTGTCCTCGGCGCGCAGCGCGGTCAGCCAGACGTCCGGGCGCATCTCCTTGAGCGCGCGCTCGAACGGCTCGATTTTGACTTCCTGAGTGAAGGCGTCGTGGCGCGGGTCGTCGATACCCGGCACGGGGCCCTCAAGCGCTTCACGGTGGGCGCGGGTGCGCTTGGGCAAAAAGCTGACGATATTCAGGTCCAGCCGCTCGATGATCTCGTTGGCAACGCGGTAGGTCGCCTCGGTATTGTAACCGCTGTCCATCCAGACGATCGGGATGTCCGGGCGCACCTGAGTCGCCATGTGCAGAATGACCGCCTCGAAGGGGCGAAAGTTGGTCGTGCAGATCGGGCGCTCGCCCTGTTTCAATGCCCATTCGATCAGGACGTGGGGGTCATTGGCGTGATCGCGATTCATGGCTTCCAGTGTTGACGACATGCGGCCTCCTGCGCTTTGAGCGAAACGTCGAACGCTAGGCTACCAAAGGAGATAGCGCGCGCCCCAATACCGTTTGGTTTGGCTTTTATATTACTTTCAGAATCAAAAAGCCTGTCACTTATTCCAGCGCACCGATCAGGTGGCAGATTTTATCCAGCGTCTCGGTGTACTCCTCCTGCGCTTGTGAGTCTGCCACCAGCCCACCGCCCCCCCAGACGTGCAGCGCGCCCTGATCCGCCACCATGGTGCGAATCGCGATCGAGGTGTCCATATGCCCCCGCACGTCGACGTAGCCAAGGCTTCCGCAGTAGACGCTGCGCTGGCAGGGCTCGAGTTCGTCGATGATCTGCATGGCGCGAAACTTGGGCGCGCCGGTGATCGAGCCGCCGGGAAACGCCGCCGCTAGAAGCGATAGCGCCGACTGATCCTCGGCCAGCGTGCCCTGTACCACGCTGACCAGATGGTGCACGTTGGGGTAGCTTTCGAGCGCGCAGAGTTTGGGCACGTGAATACTGCCCGGCCGGCATACCCGTCCCAGGTCGTTGCGCAAAAGATCCACAATCATCACGTTCTCGGCGCGATCCTTGACGCTGGCCAAAAGCGCTTCGGCCAGCGCCTGATCCTCTGCCGGTGTCTTGCCCCGAGCGCGGGTGCCCTTGATCGGGCGGGTTTCGACCTCACCACTCGCCACCTGAATGAAACGCTCCGGCGACAGCGACAGCACCGCCTGATCCTTCCAGGTCATGAAGGCGGAAAACGGCGTGGGCGTGGCGCGGCGAAGCCGCTGGTAGGCCTGCCACGCATCGCCTTCGAAAGGGGCGGACAGGCGCTGCGCCAGGTTGATCTGGTAGCAGTCGCCGGCGCGAATGTAGCGCTGTACCGCCTCGAAGCGCTCGACGTAGGCGCGCTGATCGAGCTCGGCCTCGAACGCCCCGGTCAGTCGGAAGTCATCTGGTTCGGGCGCGGGCGCGTCGAGCCACGCAAGAACCGTGTCACGCCGCGCAGGGGAGGCGACCAGCCAGGCCTGGCCGGCGTGATGGTCGAGCGTGATGCACCAGTCGTAAAGCCCCAGCCGCGCCGCGGGAAGCGACGTGGCGCTCTCGTGGCGGCTTTCGATGCCCTGCTGGGCGAGGCCGAACTCATAGCTCCAGTAGCCCATCAGCCCGCCCATAAAGGGAAGCTCGCTTTTCTCGACGGGTGGGGGAAGCTGCGCGAGTAGCCAGGCCTTGAGCGCGAAAGGGTCGTCCAGAAGCGCCCTGGGCGGTACAAGCGTGTCGGTGTCGAGCGCCACGGCGCCGCGCGCGTCGATCTCGAGCGTAGCGATAGGGTCACTGACCAGAATATCGAAGCGCCCGCTTTTGGCCGCCGGGCGGCCACTGTCGAGCAGGATGGCGCCTGGGCGGTGCTTGAGCCGGGCAAACAGCGCCAGTGGGTCCTGGGCGTAGGGAAGGGCGGTAATGGTGAACGACGCGCTCATGACTCGGTGCCTTGCGGTTGGGCCGGTTATTCTAGTGAGCGTGCTCGTCGAGGGCCAGTCGCGCATCGGCTTATTTTCCACGCGTGGTGCTCATCATTTTAGTTTTTCTCTTCGCCTGCATTGTAGACATTTCGGAGCAGCACTTTTGTTTTCTCCCACCAAAGTGCCATAAAACGCGCCTTGAGTGCGGTTGACGCTCGGTGGGTCGCGGGCTAAAGTGCCGGTAACTCTCTTTATTGTCGACAATTAGCCATGACCGCCATTAGCAAAGTGCCCAAGCCGCGCGTTGACAGCGCATTCGATCCCGATACGCCGGAAGTGCGCACCCTGGCCGAGCGGGTGTTTCACCAGCTGCAAAGTGCCATCGTGCGCGGCGAGCTGCCGCCGGGGAGCAAGATCACCGAGCCCGGGCTCTCCAAGAGTTACGGTATCTCTCGCGGGCCGCTGAGAGAAGCGATGCGCCGACTCGAAGCGCACCGGCTGATCGAGCGCGTGCCACACGTGGGCGCCCGGGTCGTCAAGCTCTCGATGAAGGAGCTGATCGAGCTATTCGACGTGCGCGAGGCGCTCGAGAGTATGGCCGCCCGCCTGGCCGCCGAGCATATGGGGCCAAAAGAGATTCAGGGGCTGCGCGACGTGTTGGCGGTGCACGAGAGTCAGTCGGATCTGCAGCGCGGCGAGGCCTACTATCAGCGCGAAGGCGATCTCGATTTTCACTACCTGATCGTGCAGGGCAGCCACAACAGAATGCTGATGAACCTGCTCTGCGACGATCTTTACTATCTCGTGCGCCTCTACCGCACCCAGTTCAGCGCCAGCGGCGCCCGGCCCCAGCGCGCCTTCGTGGAGCATCATCGCATCGTCGATGCCATCGAAGCCGGCGACGCCGAGCTTGCCGAGCTGTTGATGCGTCGCCACGTCAGCGCCTCCCGCGAAAACGTCGCCGACCGCTACGCGGCGATGCTGGCCGACGGCCAGACCGATTCATAGCGGCTTTTTTATAGCACCCTTTTTATAACAACATCGACAGGAGAGATCATGTCCACGCACGCACCTTCTTCGCTCACCCCGGGCGCCCGGTTTCGCCAGGCGCTGCAGGATCAGCGTCCGCTGCCCATTCTTGGCACCATCAACGCCTACACCGCGCTCATGGCCGAGCGGGTGGGGCACCAGGCGATCTATCTTTCCGGCGGCGGGGTGGCCAACGCTTCCTTCGGGCTGCCGGATCTGGGCATGACCACCATGAACGATGTAGTCGAGGATGCCCACCGCATCTGCGGGGCCACCGACCTGCCGCTGCTGGTGGATATCGATACCGGCTGGGGTGGCGCGTTCAACATCGCCCGCACCGTGAAGGAAATGGAGCGCGCCGGGGTGGCGGCGGTGCATATCGAGGACCAGGTGGCCCAAAAGCGCTGCGGTCACCGGCCGAACAAGGCGATCGTCTCGCAGAGTGAGATGGTCGATCGCATCAAGGCGGCGGCAGATGCCAGGCGTGACCCGGACTTTTACCTGATCGCGCGCACCGACGCCTTCCAGAAAGAGGGGTTGGATGCCGCGATCGAGCGCGCCAACGCCTGCATCGAGGCCGGCGCCGACGCTATTTTTGCCGAAGCCGTGCACACCCTCGATGACTACCGCGCGTTCTGTACCCGCGTGGACGCGCCGATTCTGGCCAATATCACCGAGTTTGGTGCCACGCCG
The window above is part of the Halomonas sp. GD1P12 genome. Proteins encoded here:
- the pabB gene encoding aminodeoxychorismate synthase component I, whose product is MSASFTITALPYAQDPLALFARLKHRPGAILLDSGRPAAKSGRFDILVSDPIATLEIDARGAVALDTDTLVPPRALLDDPFALKAWLLAQLPPPVEKSELPFMGGLMGYWSYEFGLAQQGIESRHESATSLPAARLGLYDWCITLDHHAGQAWLVASPARRDTVLAWLDAPAPEPDDFRLTGAFEAELDQRAYVERFEAVQRYIRAGDCYQINLAQRLSAPFEGDAWQAYQRLRRATPTPFSAFMTWKDQAVLSLSPERFIQVASGEVETRPIKGTRARGKTPAEDQALAEALLASVKDRAENVMIVDLLRNDLGRVCRPGSIHVPKLCALESYPNVHHLVSVVQGTLAEDQSALSLLAAAFPGGSITGAPKFRAMQIIDELEPCQRSVYCGSLGYVDVRGHMDTSIAIRTMVADQGALHVWGGGGLVADSQAQEEYTETLDKICHLIGALE
- a CDS encoding GntR family transcriptional regulator, coding for MTAISKVPKPRVDSAFDPDTPEVRTLAERVFHQLQSAIVRGELPPGSKITEPGLSKSYGISRGPLREAMRRLEAHRLIERVPHVGARVVKLSMKELIELFDVREALESMAARLAAEHMGPKEIQGLRDVLAVHESQSDLQRGEAYYQREGDLDFHYLIVQGSHNRMLMNLLCDDLYYLVRLYRTQFSASGARPQRAFVEHHRIVDAIEAGDAELAELLMRRHVSASRENVADRYAAMLADGQTDS
- the prpB gene encoding methylisocitrate lyase, giving the protein MSTHAPSSLTPGARFRQALQDQRPLPILGTINAYTALMAERVGHQAIYLSGGGVANASFGLPDLGMTTMNDVVEDAHRICGATDLPLLVDIDTGWGGAFNIARTVKEMERAGVAAVHIEDQVAQKRCGHRPNKAIVSQSEMVDRIKAAADARRDPDFYLIARTDAFQKEGLDAAIERANACIEAGADAIFAEAVHTLDDYRAFCTRVDAPILANITEFGATPLFTQAELGEAGCAMVLYPLSAFRAMNAAALKVYQSILDNGHQREVVDTMQTRDELYDFLNYHDFEQKLDALFSEQNER